AGTTGGAAATCAACCCCATGGACAAGATAAAGAGACCAAAATTCGAAAATGCTCTGCCCAAATTCTTTTCTGAGGAAGAAATGTTGACCCTGCTCCGCATTCCCGATTTGGACAGTGTTTTTGGCGTTCGCAACCGCGCCATTTTGGAGCTGCTCTATGCCAGCGGAATCAGAATTGGTGAATTGGCAGGGCTGCGTCTGGTGGACATCAACCTAAAACGCGGCTTAATCAAAGTTTGGGGAAAGGGCGGCAAAGAAAGAATGGTGCCCATTGGCGAAGCGGCGATTGAAGCGGTTCAGAATTGGCTGAAACGCAGGCCTGAACTGGAACGCGAGCATTCTTCGGACCGGCTGTTTCTCACCAAGGGTGGCAATGATTTTGATGGACGCCAGCTTTATTCCATATTGGATCAATATTTCAGCCTCGTTGCCCAAAAAAAAGGATATTCTCCCCATACCCTGCGACACAGTTTTGCCAC
This is a stretch of genomic DNA from Candidatus Cloacimonadota bacterium. It encodes these proteins:
- a CDS encoding tyrosine recombinase XerC → MEKELQSYLQHLSVEGKSVNTVIAYGRDLTQFQGYVARFFPAEIIAREIEPQMIRDWMLHLHEQGVGNRSMARKLAALQGFFSHLMLLDELEINPMDKIKRPKFENALPKFFSEEEMLTLLRIPDLDSVFGVRNRAILELLYASGIRIGELAGLRLVDINLKRGLIKVWGKGGKERMVPIGEAAIEAVQNWLKRRPELEREHSSDRLFLTKGGNDFDGRQLYSILDQYFSLVAQKKGYSPHTLRHSFATHMLSRGADLRAVQEMLGHENLETTAIYTHVTSEDLKKAYRKGHPRGGE